In the genome of Pelobacter seleniigenes DSM 18267, one region contains:
- a CDS encoding efflux RND transporter permease subunit, which translates to MPRFFIERPIFAWVIAIVIMLGGIFAIETLPIEQYPEIAPPSVTINASYPGASAKVLENSVTQIIEQSLTGIDYLRYFSSSSDSNGNLSITLTFEPEANPDIAQVQVQNKVSGVTSLLPQIVQQLGVNVKKSSSSFLMVIGIYSTDPAVTEHEISDYMVSKMSEPISRVTGVGDVTVFGAQHSMRIWLNPEKLHSYNLMPSDVQAAVQAQNVEVTAGQLGGSPAVEGQQLNASIRAMSKLETAEDFRNILIKVNQDGSQVRLGDVARVELGSQDYSRIARYMGKPAAGMGIYLGTRANALETAALVKAKAKELQQFMPSSYRIVFPYDTTPFVQLSIHEVFKTLVEAIILVFLVMFLFLQNFRATLIPTIAVPVVLLGTFGILAAFGYSINVLTMFAMVLAIGLLVDDAIVVVENVERVMSEEGLPPKEATKKSMSQITGALVGIAMVLSAVFVPMAFFSGSTGAIYRQFSITIVSAMALSVLVALVLTPALCATMLKPVEKGHGLKRKGFFGWYNRTFERGKTTYRKSVGFVAARSIKFFLVYLVIIGALMFLFKQLPTAFLPDEDQGIMLLMIQAPPGATLERTRESAKKVEDYFLNKEKENVESIFTATGFSFAGQGQNVGLGFVRLKDWSLRQRPDQKAQAIAQRALRNLYGIKDASVYAFIPPPIPALGNASGFDFKLVDQAGLGHDTLLQARNMMLGMASQDQQMIGVRPNGMSDVPQYQLEIDKEKASALGVSISSITDTIGTAWGSTYVNDFVDNGRIKKVYMQGDAPYRMLPEDVDRWYVRNNVGDMVPFSSFVKGTWEYGSPRLERYNGRSSMEILGAPAPGVSSGVAMAAIEQMAKKLPEGIGLEWTGISYEERMAGAQTTLLYGVSLLIVFLSLAALYESWTIPFAVMLIVPLGIIGTVAATRFAGLANDVYFQIALLTTVGLVAKNAILIVEFAKTLYESGRSVIVSAMLAAEQRLRPILMTSMAFILGVTPLAIANGAGSASQNAIGIGVIGGMIGATTLAMVFVPMFFIVIEKWSMTRKRKAAAESEVENAQ; encoded by the coding sequence ATGCCCAGATTTTTTATTGAACGGCCCATCTTTGCATGGGTCATCGCCATCGTCATCATGCTGGGAGGGATCTTTGCCATTGAAACCCTCCCGATCGAGCAATATCCGGAAATTGCTCCGCCAAGTGTAACGATCAATGCGTCGTATCCGGGAGCATCAGCTAAGGTTCTGGAGAACAGTGTCACCCAGATCATCGAGCAGAGTCTGACCGGAATCGATTACTTACGCTATTTCTCTTCTTCGAGCGATTCGAACGGTAACCTGTCCATCACCCTGACTTTTGAGCCGGAGGCCAATCCGGATATCGCTCAGGTCCAGGTGCAGAACAAAGTCTCCGGCGTCACCAGCCTGCTGCCACAGATCGTGCAGCAGCTCGGGGTCAATGTCAAAAAGTCCTCGTCCAGTTTCCTGATGGTCATCGGGATCTATTCAACGGATCCGGCGGTGACCGAGCATGAGATCAGCGACTACATGGTGTCGAAAATGTCCGAGCCGATCAGCCGGGTTACCGGAGTCGGTGACGTCACGGTGTTCGGGGCCCAGCACTCCATGCGGATCTGGTTGAATCCGGAAAAACTGCACAGCTATAACCTGATGCCGTCTGATGTCCAGGCCGCGGTGCAGGCCCAGAACGTCGAGGTCACCGCCGGCCAGTTGGGTGGCTCCCCGGCGGTCGAAGGGCAGCAGCTCAATGCTTCGATTCGAGCCATGTCAAAACTGGAAACCGCCGAGGATTTCAGAAATATCCTCATCAAGGTGAACCAGGATGGCTCGCAGGTCCGACTGGGTGATGTCGCCCGGGTCGAACTCGGTTCCCAGGATTACAGCCGGATTGCCCGTTACATGGGAAAACCGGCCGCCGGGATGGGGATCTACCTGGGGACCAGGGCCAACGCCCTGGAAACCGCCGCCCTGGTCAAGGCCAAGGCCAAAGAGCTGCAGCAATTCATGCCCTCCAGCTACCGGATCGTCTTTCCTTATGACACCACGCCGTTCGTCCAGTTATCGATCCACGAGGTGTTCAAGACCCTGGTCGAGGCCATTATCCTGGTCTTCCTGGTGATGTTCCTGTTTCTGCAGAACTTCCGCGCGACCTTGATTCCGACCATTGCCGTGCCGGTGGTTCTACTCGGCACCTTCGGCATTCTGGCCGCTTTTGGCTACTCCATCAACGTGCTGACCATGTTCGCCATGGTCCTGGCCATCGGGCTGCTGGTCGACGATGCCATCGTCGTGGTCGAAAACGTCGAGCGGGTGATGAGCGAAGAAGGATTGCCGCCTAAGGAGGCGACCAAAAAGTCCATGAGCCAGATCACCGGCGCCCTGGTCGGTATCGCCATGGTGCTCTCCGCGGTGTTTGTGCCGATGGCATTTTTCAGCGGGTCCACCGGGGCCATCTATCGGCAGTTCTCCATCACCATCGTTTCGGCCATGGCCCTATCGGTGCTGGTGGCCTTGGTGCTCACTCCGGCCCTCTGTGCGACCATGCTCAAGCCGGTGGAAAAAGGGCACGGCCTGAAGCGAAAAGGCTTTTTCGGCTGGTATAATCGTACTTTTGAACGCGGTAAAACGACTTATCGAAAAAGCGTCGGTTTTGTCGCGGCCCGCTCAATCAAATTTTTCCTGGTTTACCTGGTGATTATCGGTGCCCTGATGTTCCTGTTCAAGCAGCTGCCGACGGCTTTTTTGCCTGACGAAGACCAGGGGATCATGTTGCTGATGATCCAAGCACCGCCGGGAGCGACTCTGGAACGGACCCGGGAGAGCGCCAAAAAAGTTGAAGACTATTTTTTGAATAAAGAAAAAGAGAATGTCGAAAGTATCTTTACCGCAACCGGGTTCAGCTTTGCAGGGCAGGGGCAAAATGTCGGTCTCGGCTTTGTCCGCCTGAAAGACTGGAGCCTGCGCCAGCGGCCCGACCAGAAAGCCCAGGCCATTGCCCAGCGCGCACTGCGCAATCTGTACGGGATCAAGGATGCGTCGGTTTATGCTTTTATCCCGCCGCCGATCCCGGCTTTGGGGAACGCCAGCGGTTTCGATTTCAAACTGGTCGATCAGGCCGGACTGGGCCACGATACCTTGCTCCAGGCGCGTAATATGATGCTGGGGATGGCGTCCCAGGATCAGCAGATGATTGGGGTTCGCCCCAACGGTATGTCCGATGTGCCCCAGTACCAGCTGGAAATCGATAAGGAGAAGGCTTCGGCCCTTGGCGTTTCCATCAGTTCCATTACCGATACCATCGGTACGGCCTGGGGCTCGACCTATGTCAACGACTTTGTCGACAACGGCCGGATCAAGAAGGTCTACATGCAGGGGGATGCTCCCTATCGGATGTTGCCCGAAGACGTCGATCGCTGGTATGTCCGCAATAATGTCGGCGATATGGTGCCGTTCTCCTCTTTTGTCAAGGGGACCTGGGAGTACGGTTCGCCGCGCCTGGAACGTTACAACGGTCGTTCTTCCATGGAAATCCTCGGAGCTCCGGCTCCCGGGGTCAGTTCCGGTGTGGCCATGGCAGCCATTGAACAAATGGCGAAAAAACTGCCGGAAGGGATCGGCCTGGAATGGACCGGGATCTCCTATGAGGAACGGATGGCTGGAGCTCAGACCACTCTGCTCTATGGAGTTTCCCTGTTGATCGTGTTTCTCAGCCTGGCCGCCCTCTACGAGAGCTGGACCATTCCCTTTGCGGTCATGCTGATTGTCCCGCTGGGGATCATTGGTACGGTGGCTGCGACCAGGTTTGCCGGACTGGCTAACGATGTTTACTTCCAGATCGCGTTGCTGACCACGGTCGGTCTGGTGGCCAAGAACGCGATCCTCATCGTCGAGTTTGCCAAGACTTTGTATGAAAGCGGGCGCAGTGTTATCGTTTCGGCGATGCTGGCAGCTGAACAGCGGTTACGGCCGATCCTGATGACCTCAATGGCATTTATTCTCGGGGTGACTCCGCTGGCGATCGCCAACGGCGCCGGCTCTGCGAGCCAGAACGCCATCGGTATCGGCGTTATCGGCGGGATGATCGGGGCGACAACGCTGGCCATGGTCTTTGTGCCGATGTTCTTTATCGTCATAGAAAAATGGTCGATGACCAGAAAAAGAAAAGCTGCGGCTGAAAGCGAGGTAGAAAATGCTCAATAA
- a CDS encoding multidrug effflux MFS transporter has product MEHYLENNKALYVIFLATLAMTAPLATDMYLSAIPQIAEGWGVGKDIANLTLVLWFISFSVSILIAGSLSDKYGRKPILIGGLAIFVGSSFLCALAGSIEQLIIFRIFQGMGAAAPAAIVMAIIRDRFKGVERQKALAYVMTIVAVAPMVAPLLGAFLLKVANWRFIFLLQGTLVSITFLVSLTIRETLDTKLDTSVFKLVTRYGVHLRNRPYLFASMSMGLLVLPFYGYIAFSPIFYISIHGLSESTFSLLFGLNALVSMAGAFTSSRLTKRLDDKQIITIAILGAIVAGAGLTLFAGRHYLYFLFFIAIFSFFTGLSRPSSGSLILGLVKTDVGSASSLLVFYQFIAGAACMAFVTQPWSRPVLVFSLLTLGVSVLVLLLWSKISKTLNPEN; this is encoded by the coding sequence GTGGAACATTATCTAGAAAACAACAAAGCCCTGTACGTAATCTTCCTGGCCACTTTGGCCATGACGGCGCCACTGGCAACCGACATGTATCTGTCCGCCATTCCCCAGATTGCCGAGGGATGGGGCGTCGGGAAAGACATTGCCAATTTAACCCTGGTGCTGTGGTTTATCTCTTTCAGCGTTTCGATCCTGATTGCCGGTTCGCTGTCCGACAAATACGGGCGCAAACCGATCCTGATCGGCGGACTGGCGATCTTTGTCGGCTCATCTTTTCTTTGCGCCCTGGCCGGCAGTATTGAACAGCTGATCATTTTTCGGATTTTCCAGGGGATGGGAGCCGCGGCCCCGGCGGCCATTGTCATGGCGATTATCCGCGACCGCTTCAAGGGGGTTGAACGGCAGAAGGCTCTGGCCTATGTCATGACCATTGTTGCGGTTGCCCCCATGGTCGCGCCACTGCTGGGCGCCTTTCTGCTCAAGGTCGCCAACTGGCGGTTTATCTTTCTGCTTCAGGGAACACTGGTCTCCATCACCTTCCTGGTCTCATTGACCATCCGTGAGACCCTGGACACAAAACTCGACACCAGCGTTTTCAAACTGGTGACCCGCTACGGAGTGCATCTGCGCAACCGCCCCTACCTCTTCGCCAGCATGAGCATGGGGCTCTTGGTATTACCCTTTTACGGTTATATCGCCTTTTCGCCGATTTTCTACATCTCCATTCACGGCCTGTCGGAAAGCACCTTCAGCCTGCTGTTTGGGCTCAATGCCCTGGTCTCCATGGCTGGAGCGTTCACGTCCTCCCGGCTGACCAAACGCCTGGACGACAAGCAGATCATCACCATTGCGATTCTCGGGGCGATTGTCGCCGGTGCCGGATTGACTCTGTTTGCCGGCCGTCACTACCTCTATTTTCTCTTTTTCATCGCTATTTTCTCGTTTTTTACCGGGCTCAGCCGGCCGAGCAGCGGGTCCCTGATCCTCGGCCTGGTCAAAACCGATGTCGGCTCGGCCTCATCCCTGCTGGTGTTTTATCAGTTCATTGCCGGCGCAGCCTGCATGGCCTTTGTCACCCAGCCCTGGTCCCGGCCGGTCCTGGTGTTCAGCCTGCTGACCCTCGGCGTCTCGGTTCTGGTGCTGCTGCTCTGGAGCAAAATAAGCAAGACCCTCAATCCAGAGAATTGA
- a CDS encoding efflux transporter outer membrane subunit, which yields MLNKLFPALVLLLLVTGCSMIPQYQQPKLPVADSWPMGEAYPETEKGMAADIAWQDYFQSSTLKTLISQALENNRDLRVAVLNIEKAQAAYRIQRSDSLPTITANGSASRAGVPDDVSATGKSYTANTFKANLAMTAYELDFFGRVKSLNQQALETYLATEEAMTGTRISLIAETANAYLSYLADRKLLQLARDTASTQQETYEVVKRQFDVGSANQLDVAQASTAVESARVSIAQYTRLVAQDKNALALLVGGSVDEVLNCDETIDNVLFMAELPAGLPSQVLLARPDIQRAEHVLKAANADIGAARAALYPTISLTGSFGLASDSLDGLFQSGARYAWNFTPSLTIPIFNRGRLKASLDVAQVNEQIAATQYEQAVQVAFREVADQLAARGTYQSQLDAQNALVEATGQAYKLSTARYDSGIDNFLTVLDSQRSLFAAQQGAVNVKKAFMVNLVNLYKVLGGGRL from the coding sequence ATGCTCAATAAACTGTTTCCGGCCCTGGTCTTGTTGCTGTTGGTCACGGGTTGCTCCATGATTCCCCAATACCAACAGCCGAAATTGCCGGTGGCTGATAGCTGGCCAATGGGGGAAGCCTACCCGGAGACCGAAAAGGGGATGGCGGCCGATATTGCCTGGCAGGATTATTTCCAGTCGAGCACGTTGAAAACCCTGATCAGTCAGGCGTTGGAAAACAATCGTGACCTCAGGGTGGCGGTGCTCAATATCGAAAAGGCTCAGGCGGCTTATCGGATTCAGCGCAGTGACAGCTTGCCGACCATCACCGCGAATGGTTCTGCCAGCCGTGCCGGTGTTCCTGATGATGTCAGTGCCACCGGGAAGTCCTATACCGCCAACACATTCAAGGCCAATCTGGCCATGACTGCCTATGAACTCGATTTCTTCGGTCGGGTCAAAAGCCTCAATCAGCAGGCCTTGGAAACCTACCTGGCGACGGAAGAGGCTATGACCGGCACCCGCATCAGTCTGATTGCGGAAACGGCCAATGCCTATTTGAGCTACTTGGCGGATCGCAAGCTGCTGCAACTGGCTCGGGATACCGCCTCGACCCAGCAGGAAACCTACGAGGTGGTCAAACGGCAATTCGATGTCGGCTCGGCCAATCAGCTCGATGTCGCCCAAGCATCCACCGCGGTGGAAAGTGCGCGGGTATCAATCGCTCAATATACCCGTTTGGTGGCCCAGGATAAAAACGCCCTGGCATTATTGGTGGGCGGTTCCGTCGACGAGGTCCTGAACTGTGACGAGACCATCGACAATGTGCTGTTCATGGCTGAACTGCCGGCCGGACTGCCCTCGCAGGTGCTGCTGGCACGTCCTGATATCCAGCGTGCTGAACATGTGCTTAAGGCTGCCAATGCCGATATCGGTGCCGCGCGGGCAGCACTCTATCCGACCATCAGCCTGACCGGTTCTTTCGGTCTGGCCAGCGACAGCCTGGATGGCCTGTTTCAGTCCGGGGCCCGCTATGCCTGGAACTTTACGCCTTCACTGACCATTCCCATTTTCAACCGCGGCCGCCTCAAGGCCAGCCTGGACGTGGCACAAGTGAATGAACAGATTGCCGCGACCCAATACGAGCAGGCGGTTCAGGTCGCGTTTCGGGAAGTGGCCGATCAGCTGGCGGCACGGGGCACCTATCAGTCCCAGCTGGATGCCCAGAATGCTCTGGTTGAAGCAACCGGACAGGCCTATAAGCTGTCAACGGCCCGTTACGACAGCGGGATCGATAACTTCCTGACGGTGCTTGATTCGCAACGTTCGTTGTTCGCCGCCCAGCAAGGGGCGGTGAATGTCAAGAAGGCGTTCATGGTCAACTTGGTGAACCTGTACAAAGTGCTCGGCGGTGGTCGGCTGTAG
- a CDS encoding efflux RND transporter periplasmic adaptor subunit, with the protein MNRRRSFQWLVLFAAIIVLSLIIVFVRQRIIAQQNHPAPTKIANPQYPDVSVMTVTSGKYAANVVGYGTATPHYELTLTAQVSGQVKSLAPQLESGHRVKKGDLLVHLEDSEYKAALASAEQDLSEARLSFLEEERQAEQALKEWQASGMPGSPDSELVLRQPQLAAAKAAVANAEAAVASALHNLHQTRITAPFAALIVERSIAPGSYLQEGGEIAVLYSTERVEIPVSLSAKDWRKLPDQKVLDSGTLSVVLNNVESGKTWTGQILRSEQHLDTTTRKRTLIISVEHPLDQTPALLPATFIQATIPGRQLDQLWKLPSSALSQKGQIWYIKEDNTLASFSATPVFSDSEAIYIATPEKLTDRPRQVLVHPLSSYLAGMIVNPIEESSHE; encoded by the coding sequence ATGAATCGAAGACGCAGTTTCCAATGGCTGGTATTGTTTGCCGCCATTATTGTTCTGTCCCTGATTATCGTCTTTGTCCGCCAACGGATAATCGCCCAACAAAATCACCCGGCGCCAACAAAAATTGCCAATCCGCAATATCCGGATGTCAGCGTTATGACAGTAACAAGTGGAAAATATGCGGCAAACGTCGTCGGCTACGGTACGGCAACACCGCACTACGAGCTGACCCTGACCGCACAGGTAAGTGGGCAGGTAAAATCTTTGGCTCCTCAGTTGGAAAGCGGCCACAGGGTTAAAAAAGGCGATCTTTTGGTGCATCTTGAGGATAGTGAATATAAGGCGGCTCTCGCTTCGGCAGAACAGGACCTAAGCGAAGCCCGGTTAAGTTTTCTTGAAGAAGAGCGCCAGGCAGAACAGGCCCTTAAGGAGTGGCAGGCATCAGGCATGCCTGGTTCTCCGGACTCAGAGCTTGTCCTGCGCCAGCCCCAGTTGGCTGCGGCCAAAGCCGCCGTGGCTAACGCTGAAGCAGCAGTTGCCAGTGCGCTGCACAATTTACATCAGACCCGCATCACGGCACCATTTGCCGCACTGATCGTTGAGCGTAGCATTGCTCCGGGGAGTTACCTGCAGGAGGGCGGAGAGATCGCTGTTCTCTACAGTACGGAACGGGTTGAAATTCCGGTTTCACTGTCAGCCAAAGACTGGCGTAAACTGCCGGATCAGAAGGTTCTTGACAGTGGAACCTTGAGCGTTGTGCTAAACAATGTTGAAAGTGGCAAAACGTGGACCGGCCAGATTTTGAGAAGCGAACAACATCTCGATACGACGACCCGTAAACGGACCCTGATCATCAGTGTTGAGCACCCCCTTGACCAGACCCCAGCATTATTGCCTGCCACTTTTATTCAGGCAACTATTCCCGGTCGGCAACTGGACCAACTCTGGAAACTGCCCAGCTCGGCACTCAGTCAGAAAGGCCAAATTTGGTACATCAAGGAGGATAACACTCTGGCGTCATTCAGTGCCACACCAGTGTTCAGCGACAGTGAAGCTATCTATATTGCCACTCCTGAAAAACTGACGGACCGACCTCGGCAGGTTTTAGTTCATCCGTTAAGCAGCTACCTGGCGGGCATGATCGTCAATCCGATCGAGGAGAGTTCCCATGAATAA
- a CDS encoding TolC family protein, with amino-acid sequence MKMIQFLQIPMLLSVLLLLSSCLPSSQNNWPEQAKTAEQQVHHWSQLNGNINTDILNTLIVSPQLANLVTEALVANPELQQTLLTLKIRQTEYNQTRGAEKPTLEVNATTEKEEHSETSYTGSLSVSWELDLWQKLNDESKAAAKDVAEQQAIYQSARDTLASEIMKSWLELIAAGKNISVQKQRIITLKQNATFIRQRYRNGLKDLTDLDSARTSLASANATLEEYQEDYAQQLRSLASMLGRLSPMAIQIPEDFPVVLIPLADVPEQTLSRRPDLKAAYLAIEAASLRTIVAYKELLPSISLQAAIEDIGKSPKAALLNDPVWSLLAGLTAPLYQGGQLKSAARIAELETEQAYQAYRETLVSAIEDVEKAISLEKSLLHQQGHIEEALAAARNTLTQYQQSYRSGLIDILDLLDVEEQTYDLEEQLNNLIYNRLANRIDLGLALGLGVSA; translated from the coding sequence ATGAAGATGATACAATTTTTGCAAATACCGATGCTTCTAAGTGTACTATTGTTGCTGAGCTCCTGTCTGCCCTCGTCACAAAACAACTGGCCAGAACAGGCAAAAACAGCTGAGCAGCAGGTCCACCACTGGTCCCAGCTTAATGGCAATATTAACACCGACATCCTCAACACTCTCATTGTTTCTCCTCAGCTTGCCAACCTCGTCACAGAGGCCCTGGTAGCGAACCCCGAATTACAACAAACCCTGTTGACCCTGAAAATCCGCCAGACGGAGTACAACCAGACCCGCGGAGCTGAGAAACCGACCCTTGAAGTCAACGCAACAACAGAGAAGGAAGAGCATAGCGAAACCAGTTACACGGGTTCTTTAAGTGTCTCATGGGAACTTGACCTCTGGCAAAAACTCAACGATGAGAGTAAGGCCGCAGCTAAAGATGTCGCCGAACAACAAGCCATCTACCAGTCAGCTAGAGACACCTTGGCCAGTGAAATCATGAAATCCTGGCTGGAACTGATTGCAGCCGGTAAAAATATCTCCGTACAAAAACAACGAATCATTACGCTTAAGCAGAATGCAACCTTTATCCGCCAACGTTACCGCAACGGTCTTAAAGACCTGACCGATCTCGACAGTGCCCGCACCTCTCTGGCCTCTGCTAATGCTACCCTCGAAGAATACCAGGAAGATTATGCACAGCAGCTGCGCTCATTAGCGAGCATGCTCGGTCGGCTCTCCCCTATGGCAATCCAGATCCCGGAAGACTTTCCGGTCGTACTGATTCCTCTCGCCGACGTTCCTGAGCAAACCCTGAGCCGCCGACCGGATCTCAAAGCGGCTTATCTGGCGATTGAGGCAGCGAGCCTGCGCACTATCGTCGCCTATAAAGAATTATTACCCAGCATCAGCCTTCAGGCCGCCATTGAAGACATCGGCAAGTCCCCCAAAGCAGCCCTTTTAAACGATCCGGTCTGGTCGCTGTTGGCCGGGCTCACAGCCCCCCTCTATCAGGGTGGGCAACTAAAAAGCGCCGCACGTATTGCCGAGTTGGAAACCGAACAGGCCTATCAGGCTTATCGTGAAACCCTGGTTTCTGCAATTGAAGATGTAGAAAAGGCCATCAGTCTCGAGAAATCCCTCCTGCATCAGCAAGGTCATATCGAGGAAGCTCTTGCTGCCGCGCGCAATACACTGACCCAATATCAACAGAGTTATCGATCTGGCCTGATTGACATTCTCGACCTGCTTGATGTTGAAGAACAAACCTACGACCTTGAAGAGCAGCTCAATAATCTTATATATAATCGCCTGGCCAACCGCATTGATCTCGGTCTGGCTCTTGGCCTGGGAGTTTCAGCATGA
- a CDS encoding efflux RND transporter periplasmic adaptor subunit produces MKAKVLAGVLALALIGIGYYYLTGRSQVTPAQAQQQGMQRPPVEVTVYTVAPQTVVLTQDLPGRTSSFQVAEIRPQVTGIIIDRLFTEGSFVKEGQQLYQIDPAPYQATYDSAVADLRKAEANLKSVEPKLDRYRELVNVGGVSRQQYDDALASMEQAKADIAVAQAAVARAKINLDYTKVFAPISGQIGKSSVTKGALVTANQGTALATIQNLSKIYVDVSQSSGEIMRLRKQMTAGLKQGPLLAELLLEGEKEPYGLKGEIQFSDVTVDEGTGMVQLRILFPNPDGYLLPGLFVKARVAQSKLENAIMVPQQAVVRSAGGDTTVWAVAADNTVNPRPIKVSKAFGDKWLIDSGLAAGDKVVVAGLQKIAPGAKVSPVEMTTPAQ; encoded by the coding sequence ATGAAAGCGAAAGTACTGGCCGGGGTTCTTGCCCTGGCGTTGATTGGAATCGGTTACTATTATCTGACCGGACGGTCCCAGGTGACACCGGCTCAAGCCCAGCAGCAGGGCATGCAGCGTCCACCCGTGGAAGTGACGGTCTACACGGTTGCCCCGCAGACGGTTGTGCTGACCCAGGACCTGCCGGGCCGGACCTCTTCCTTCCAAGTTGCGGAAATTCGTCCGCAGGTGACCGGCATCATTATCGACCGGTTGTTTACCGAAGGCAGTTTCGTCAAGGAAGGCCAGCAGCTCTATCAAATAGACCCGGCACCTTACCAGGCAACCTATGACAGCGCCGTGGCCGACCTGCGCAAAGCCGAAGCCAACTTGAAGTCGGTGGAACCGAAACTGGATCGCTACCGCGAGTTGGTGAATGTCGGCGGCGTCAGTCGGCAGCAGTACGATGATGCCCTGGCCTCCATGGAGCAGGCCAAAGCCGACATCGCGGTGGCCCAGGCAGCGGTGGCCAGGGCCAAGATCAACCTGGATTACACCAAAGTTTTTGCCCCGATTTCCGGCCAGATCGGCAAGTCATCCGTGACCAAAGGGGCACTGGTGACGGCTAATCAGGGAACCGCCCTGGCAACCATCCAGAACCTGAGCAAGATCTATGTCGATGTCAGCCAGTCGAGTGGCGAGATTATGCGGCTGCGCAAACAGATGACCGCTGGCCTGAAGCAGGGTCCACTGCTGGCGGAACTACTGCTGGAAGGTGAAAAAGAGCCTTACGGCCTGAAAGGTGAAATCCAGTTTTCTGATGTCACAGTTGATGAAGGAACCGGCATGGTGCAATTGCGCATCCTCTTCCCCAACCCCGACGGGTATCTGTTGCCCGGCTTGTTTGTCAAGGCCAGGGTTGCGCAAAGTAAGCTTGAAAATGCGATCATGGTGCCGCAGCAGGCTGTGGTCCGCAGTGCCGGCGGCGATACCACGGTCTGGGCGGTGGCTGCGGATAACACCGTCAACCCGCGCCCGATCAAGGTGTCCAAGGCCTTCGGAGATAAATGGTTGATCGATTCGGGGCTTGCCGCCGGCGATAAAGTCGTGGTTGCGGGGTTGCAGAAAATTGCTCCCGGCGCCAAGGTTTCGCCGGTTGAGATGACAACTCCAGCGCAATAA
- a CDS encoding TetR/AcrR family transcriptional regulator yields MRRNKEMLERLLKQEIVDTVLALIREGESLTMEEVARRCGVAKGTLYNYFQNKEELLSHVHQAVLGPLVESHQKIFTSANEPLVKIHQFIDAVYGTSETLSTYFRFVWQNKTAEMMFLERVELLLHPLAAICQEGIERSGFVKVDPYIMAEMIYGTVIGPFTTLPYRDGGSHPDKTKMQQDVKKLIDQIVL; encoded by the coding sequence ATGCGTAGAAACAAGGAGATGCTCGAGCGGCTTCTCAAGCAGGAAATCGTCGATACTGTACTGGCCCTGATTCGCGAAGGCGAATCCCTGACCATGGAAGAAGTTGCCCGGCGCTGTGGCGTTGCCAAAGGAACCCTCTATAATTATTTCCAGAATAAGGAAGAGCTGCTGAGTCATGTTCATCAGGCGGTACTTGGGCCTTTGGTAGAATCCCATCAGAAGATCTTTACCAGCGCCAATGAACCCCTGGTCAAAATACATCAGTTCATCGATGCGGTCTATGGAACGTCCGAAACCCTGTCCACCTATTTTCGTTTCGTTTGGCAGAACAAGACTGCAGAGATGATGTTTCTTGAACGGGTCGAACTGTTGCTGCATCCGCTGGCGGCGATCTGTCAGGAAGGGATAGAGCGCAGCGGATTTGTCAAGGTTGACCCCTATATCATGGCGGAGATGATCTACGGAACGGTGATTGGACCATTTACCACCCTACCGTATCGTGATGGCGGTTCTCATCCGGATAAAACAAAAATGCAGCAGGATGTTAAAAAGCTTATTGATCAAATAGTCCTTTAA
- a CDS encoding VUT family protein, protein MSALFYLGSIILANLLVHWFGIVTIYGLSFPAGAALIGLTFSARDFVQQRFGKYGCWWWMFLASGITFAFNRHLALASLSAFFVAEFCDWLIFTRARGSFEKRLLLSNLISTPLDSLTFVLLAFGPVWPAIWGQTLIKLISSLLVLPLLKDGRISLARITVQRT, encoded by the coding sequence ATGAGTGCGCTTTTTTATCTCGGCTCCATCATCCTGGCCAACCTGCTGGTCCATTGGTTTGGAATCGTCACCATCTACGGCCTCAGCTTTCCAGCTGGGGCTGCGCTTATCGGGCTGACCTTTTCGGCGCGCGATTTTGTCCAGCAGCGTTTTGGCAAGTACGGCTGCTGGTGGTGGATGTTTTTAGCCTCGGGCATCACCTTTGCTTTTAACCGGCACCTCGCCCTGGCGTCCCTGAGTGCCTTTTTTGTGGCCGAGTTCTGCGATTGGCTGATTTTTACGCGGGCTCGCGGCAGTTTTGAAAAACGCCTGCTGCTCAGCAACCTGATTTCCACCCCCCTTGATTCGCTGACCTTTGTCCTGCTCGCCTTCGGCCCGGTCTGGCCAGCCATTTGGGGGCAGACTCTCATCAAACTGATCAGCAGCCTGCTGGTGCTGCCGCTGCTCAAAGATGGCCGGATCAGCCTGGCCAGAATCACCGTGCAGCGAACCTGA